Within the Bacteroidota bacterium genome, the region TGAGCGCAGCGCAAACGATGCAGATATTAAAAAGGCATACCGGCAATTAGCGCTCAAATATCATCCCGATAAAAACCCCGGCGATAAAGCTTCTGAAGAAAAATTCAAAGAGGCTGCAGAAGCGTACGATGTACTCAGCAATCCAGACAAACGCAATAAATATGACCGTTTCGGGCACGATGGTATGAATGGCTTTTCGGGCGGCGGTGGCGGCGGCATGAGCATGGATGATATCTTCAGCCATTTTGGAGATATTTTTGGCGGAGCCTTCGGCAACTTTGGCGGCTTTGGTGGCGGACAACAGAGTCATCGCCGCGTGAACAAGGGCACCAACCTTCGTGTAAAAGTGAAGCTCACACTCGAAGAAATTTCTTCAGGTGTTGAAAAAAAGATAAAGGTTACAAAATACATTGCCTGCGCATCGTGCAAAGGTTCAGGTGCCAAAGGCGGTTCATCTTACCGCACCTGCTCAACCTGTGGTGGTACGGGGCAAACATCGCGTATTACCAATACTTTCCTTGGTCAGATGCAGACCATGAGCACCTGCCCGTCGTGCGGAGGCGAAGGCCAGACAATTACCGATAAATGTAGCGAATGCTTCGGCAACGGTGTAGTGAAAGGCGAGGAAGTTATCAGCATTAAAATACCTGCCGGTGTTCAAGAAGGCATGCAACTCTCCATGAGCGGAAAAGGAAATGCG harbors:
- the dnaJ gene encoding molecular chaperone DnaJ, with amino-acid sequence MAKRDFYEILGVERSANDADIKKAYRQLALKYHPDKNPGDKASEEKFKEAAEAYDVLSNPDKRNKYDRFGHDGMNGFSGGGGGGMSMDDIFSHFGDIFGGAFGNFGGFGGGQQSHRRVNKGTNLRVKVKLTLEEISSGVEKKIKVTKYIACASCKGSGAKGGSSYRTCSTCGGTGQTSRITNTFLGQMQTMSTCPSCGGEGQTITDKCSECFGNGVVKGEEVISIKIPAGVQEGMQLSMSGKGNAAARGGIPGDLIVLIEEAEHPELLRDGNNLLYEHYISFPDAIMGTTAEIPTIDGKARVKIEPGTQSGKMLRLKGKGLPEINSYSRGDLLVSIHVWTPQNLTKEEKAVLQKFSESESFKPRPTAKDKNFFERMREYFRG